In the Enterobacter cloacae subsp. cloacae ATCC 13047 genome, AAGCTGCAAGGTCAGATTGAGTCTTTCGATCAGTTCGTGATCCTGTTGAAAAACACGGTCAGCCAGATGGTCTACAAGCACGCTATTTCTACTGTTGTTCCGTCCCGTCCGGTATCTCATCACAGCAATAACGCTGGCGGCGGCACTGGTAGTAACTACCATCATGGCAGCAACGCGCAGGGTTCTTCTGCTCCTGCGCAGGACAGCGACGAGACCGAATAAGGTTTCGCACTGTTATCCACACGGGGAGCCAGGGATCCTGCGTTCCCCGCTGATATTTTTAGAGGGTTTTACGCTTGTTTGACCGTTATGATGCCGGTGAGCAGGCGGTGCTGGTACACATCTATTTTTCGCAAGACAAAGATATGGAAGACCTCCAGGAGTTTGAATCTCTGGTCTCTTCCGCCGGTGTCGAAGCAATGCAGGTGATTACCGGTAGCCGTAAAGCGCCGCACCCAAAGTATTTTGTTGGTGAAGGTAAAGCAGTAGAAATTGCGGATGCCGTAAAAGCAACCGGTGCTTCAGTCGTGTTGTTTGATCATGCGCTGTCTCCGGCTCAGGAGCGTAACCTGGAAGCGCTTTGCGAATGCCGTGTTATCGATCGCACGGGGTTGATTTTAGATATTTTTGCTCAGCGTGCACGTACCCACGAGGGTAAGCTGCAGGTTGAGCTGGCGCAGTTGCGCCATCTGGCCACGCGTCTTGTACGTGGCTGGACCCACCTTGAACGACAAAAAGGCGGGATTGGTTTGCGCGGTCCGGGTGAAACCCAGCTCGAAACCGACCGCCGTTTGCTGCGCGGCCGTATTACTCAGATCCTCTCTCGTCTGGAAAGAGTCGAGAAACAGCGTGAGCAGGGACGTCGGGCGCGTACGAAAGCCGACATCCCGACGGTGTCGCTGGTGGGGTATACCAACGCCGGTAAATCCACCCTGTTTAACCAGATTACCGAGGCCCAGGTCTATGCCGCAGACCAGCTGTTTGCGACCCTGGACCCGACGTTGCGTCGTATCGACGTGGCGGATGTGGGTGAAACCGTGCTGGCGGATACCGTAGGGTTTATCCGCCACCTGCCGCATGATCTGGTGGCCGCGTTTAAAGCCACCCTGCAGGAGACGCGTCAGGCGACCCTGCTGCTGCACGTGATTGATGCTGCAGATGTTCGCGTGCAGGAAAACATCGACGCGGTGAATGTGGTGCTCGAAGAGATCGAGGCCCACGAGATCCCAACGCTGTTGGTGATGAACAAGATCGACATGCTGGATGATTTTGAGCCGCGTATCGATCGTGATGAAGAAAACAAACCAATTCGGGTCTGGCTTTCCGCCCAGACCGGTATTGGCGTGCCACTGCTTTTCCAGGCTTTGACAGAACGTCTTTCCGGTGAGGTAGCCCAGCACACGCTGCGACTGCCACCACAGGAAGGCAGGCTGCGCAGCCGGTTTTATCAGCTTCAGGCGATAGAAAAAGAGTGGATGGAGGATGACGGCAGCGTGGGGATGCAGGTGCGTATGCCGATCGTTGACTGGCGTCGCCTCTGTAAACAAGAACCTGCGCTGGTCGACTATATCGTCTGATCGGAAAGGGGATGCCTGAATAATTCGCCCTTGCATAACAAATATGGAGCATATACATGGCGTGGAATCAGCCCGGTAATAACGGACAGGACCGCGACCCGTGGGGAAGCAGCAATAATCAAGGCGGCAACTCTGGGGGAAATGGCAACAAAGGTGGTCGCGATCAGGGGCCGCCGGATCTGGATGATATCTTCCGCAAGCTAAGCAAGAAGCTTGGTGGGCTTGGTGGAGGAAAAGGGTCTGGCTCGGGTGGCAATTCTA is a window encoding:
- the hfq gene encoding RNA chaperone Hfq; translation: MAKGQSLQDPFLNALRRERVPVSIYLVNGIKLQGQIESFDQFVILLKNTVSQMVYKHAISTVVPSRPVSHHSNNAGGGTGSNYHHGSNAQGSSAPAQDSDETE
- the hflX gene encoding ribosome rescue GTPase HflX; this encodes MFDRYDAGEQAVLVHIYFSQDKDMEDLQEFESLVSSAGVEAMQVITGSRKAPHPKYFVGEGKAVEIADAVKATGASVVLFDHALSPAQERNLEALCECRVIDRTGLILDIFAQRARTHEGKLQVELAQLRHLATRLVRGWTHLERQKGGIGLRGPGETQLETDRRLLRGRITQILSRLERVEKQREQGRRARTKADIPTVSLVGYTNAGKSTLFNQITEAQVYAADQLFATLDPTLRRIDVADVGETVLADTVGFIRHLPHDLVAAFKATLQETRQATLLLHVIDAADVRVQENIDAVNVVLEEIEAHEIPTLLVMNKIDMLDDFEPRIDRDEENKPIRVWLSAQTGIGVPLLFQALTERLSGEVAQHTLRLPPQEGRLRSRFYQLQAIEKEWMEDDGSVGMQVRMPIVDWRRLCKQEPALVDYIV